A stretch of Suncus etruscus isolate mSunEtr1 chromosome 9, mSunEtr1.pri.cur, whole genome shotgun sequence DNA encodes these proteins:
- the LOC126018325 gene encoding olfactory receptor 2D3-like, whose amino-acid sequence MGKGNHTSVTEFILLGLSQDPKIQVLLFCIFLVIYFLSVFGNLLIIILIQVDSRLHTPMYFFLKHLSFADLCFSTSIVPQMLVHFLVKKKSISFVGCSLQIVVFLLAGCTECVLLAVMSYDRYVAVCKPLHYSTIMTQKICVQLAIVSWITGALVCSVDSAYTLCLPYQGQNVINHYFCEPPALLKLASADTYDAQMALFSVGVVILLAPVSLIFVSYCHIISTVIRMQSGEGRLKVFSTCGSHLTVVVLYYGSGIFAYMRPNSKTMSEKDKVISVFYSIMTSTLNPIIYSLRNKDVKEALRKLAGR is encoded by the coding sequence ATGGGAAAAGGAAACCATACTTCTGTGACTGAATTTATTCTTTTGGGACTTTCACAGGATCCAAAGATTCAGGTCTTACTGTTTTGCATTTTCCTGGTTATATACTTTCTCTCTGTATTTGGAAATTTGCTCATAATAATCCTTATCCAAGTTGATTCTAGACTTCACACTCCCATGTACTTTTTCCTCAAACACTTGTCTTTTGCAGATCTCTGTTTCTCTACAAGTATTGTTCCCCAGATGTTAGTCCACTTCCTTGTGAAAAAGAAATCTATTTCCTTTGTTGGGTGCTCACTACAGATAGTTGTCTTCCTTCTAGCAGGGTGTACAGAATGTGTTCTGCTGGCTGTGATGTCCTATGATCGCTACGTGGCTGTTTGCAAACCTCTACATTACTCAACCATAATGACCCAGAAAATTTGTGTCCAGTTGGCCATTGTATCCTGGATCACTGGAGCACTTGTTTGTTCAGTGGATAGTGCTTATACACTTTGTTTGCCCTATCAAGGACAGAATGTAATTAATCATTACTTTTGTGAACCACCTGCACTCCTGAAGCTGGCTTCAGCAGACACCTATGATGCTCAGATGGCCCTCTTTTCAGTGGGTGTGGTCATCCTATTAGCACCAGTCTCCCTCATTTTTGTCTCCTATTGCCATATAATCTCCACTGTGATTCGAATGCAGTCAGGGGAGGGAAGACTCAAGGTGTTCTCTACCTGTGGCTCCCATCTCACTGTTGTGGTTCTCTACTATGGCTCTGGAATATTTGCCTACATGAGGCCCAACTCCAAGACAATGAGTGAAAAAGATAAGGTCATCTCTGTGTTCTATTCAATTATGACTTCTACATTGAATCCAATCATTTACAGTCTGAGgaacaaagatgtgaaggaagCTCTCAGGAAGCTTGCTGGAAGATAG